Proteins found in one Carcharodon carcharias isolate sCarCar2 chromosome 8, sCarCar2.pri, whole genome shotgun sequence genomic segment:
- the LOC121281403 gene encoding LOW QUALITY PROTEIN: protocadherin-10-like (The sequence of the model RefSeq protein was modified relative to this genomic sequence to represent the inferred CDS: deleted 1 base in 1 codon) codes for MANSAGSRICKGFVLFLLRLVSFLDVARGQIRYSIPEELKHGAFVGNIADDLGLNVAELSARRFRIVSSARKQYLEVNLENGILFVNEKIDREQLCGLKPTCFLNLEVVIENPLELYQAEIEILDVNDNAPSFPNSQVKLEITESAAPGARFPLESAHDPDVGTNSLRTYRLSPNEHFVLEVQTRSERSKFPELILEKPLDREQQALHRLLLTAVDGGIPEKSGTVRITVNVLDANDNLPVFEQAVYTVRLPENVPRGTLVIQLNATDLDEGTNGRIVYSFGNHAHETVRELFSVDPQTGQVRVKGVLDYEGSPVHEIFVQAKDMGPNAVAAHCNVIVEVQDGNDNSPEIILTSLSSPVPEDASPGTVIALISVTDRDTGANGRVSCRLTGSLPFKLLPSFKKYYTLVTERRLDREEVPEYNITVTASDSGSPPLSSNRTIRVRVSDVNDNPPRFTRPSYTVYVTENNAPGASICSVKAEDPDLNQNSYLFYSILEEEIQGMSISTYVSINSDNGNVYALRSFDYEQLKEFQIQIQAQDTGFTPLSSNTTVHVFILDQNDNGPVIVSPLPRNGSVAAETVPRSAEVGDLAVKVTAVDADEGQNARLSYRLLRATDRGLFNLEIHTGEIRMARRFSVKDSPQQTLIVQAKDSGVPPLSSTVTILLTAGNSVPDPQPDFTRETELNSDLTFYLIISLGSISFLFLVAIVVLALIRCHRDRIHAYGCPRFSSCCSATCLTRRRNSAEIFKKPDVNLQLAAGAKAAANGAELGGCRLPSQAYRYRVCLTPESAKSDFMFLKPCGPATPPSNNHVAAAMSEWPDGVGWRSALRPRHRVRLNNKTLTTRLSKEMLASETNRLTPSPGVDGHGWTPRYGPQYPYPEQPTGYKLNVYIPGSAPLKSSKLTSASDMDQNSTFSTFGKKTKLTSSLNIERDRTLS; via the exons ATGGCTAATTCGGCTGGAAGCCGGATATGCAAAGGTTTCGTGTTATTTTTATTAAGGCTGGTGAGCTTTTTGGATGTGGCGAGAGGGCAGATCCGCTATTCGATTCCCGAGGAGTTGAAACACGGCGCTTTCGTTGGGAATATCGCCGACGACCTGGGATTAAACGTGGCCGAACTGTCCGCCCGCAGGTTCCGGATAGTATCCAGCGCCCGCAAGCAATATTTGGAGGTAAATTTGGAGAATGGGATATTGTTTGTGAATGAAAAGATTGACAGAGAACAACTGTGCGGACTGAAACCCACCTGTTTCCTTAACCTTGAAGTTGTGATTGAAAACCCTTTGGAACTCTACCAGGCTGAAATCGAGATCCTAGACGTGAACGACAATGCTCCCAGTTTCCCCAACAGTCAGGTCAAGTTGGAGATCACTGAGTCGGCGGCTCCGGGAGCTCGCTTCCCCTTGGAAAGCGCGCACGATCCGGACGTTGGCACCAATTCGCTCCGAACCTACCGGCTCAGCCCCAACGAACACTTCGTCCTGGAGGTGCAGACCCGGAGTGAGCGCAGCAAGTTCCCGGAGCTGATCCTGGAGAAGCCCCTGGACCGGGAGCAACAAGCCCTTCACCGGCTGCTGCTGACCGCCGTGGACGGAGGGATCCCGGAGAAATCCGGGACCGTTCGCATCACCGTCAACGTGCTGGACGCCAACGACAACCTCCCGGTCTTCGAGCAGGCTGTCTACACGGTGAGGTTGCCGGAAAACGTGCCCAGGGGGACTTTGGTCATCCAACTGAATGCCACGGATTTGGATGAAGGCACCAATGGCCGAATAGTTTACTCGTTCGGTAACCACGCGCACGAGACGGTACGGGAGTTGTTCTCGGTGGATCCGCAAACGGGACAGGTCAGAGTGAAAGGGGTGTTGGACTACGAGGGAAGTCCGGTCCATGAGATCTTTGTCCAGGCCAAGGACATGGGGCCGAATGCGGTGGCTGCCCATTGCAATGTGATTGTGGAGGTCCAGGATGGGAACGACAACTCCCCGGAGATAATCCTCACCTCCCTGTCCAGCCCGGTTCCCGAGGACGCTTCCCCGGGCACGGTTATCGCTTTGATCAGCGTGACGGACCGGGACACCGGGGCTAACGGCAGGGTCAGCTGCCGCCTCACCGGGAGCCTCCCGTTCAAGCTGCTGCCGTCCTTTAAGAAGTATTACACCCTGGTCACCGAGCGGCGGCTGGACCGCGAGGAGGTGCCAGAGTACAACATCACGGTGACGGCCAGTGACAGCGGCTCCCCCCCGCTCTCCAGCAACCGGACCATCAGGGTCAGGGTGTCGGATGTGAACGACAACCCGCCCCGTTTCACCCGACCTTCCTACACGGTTTATGTGACGGAAAATAACGCCCCGGGCGCCTCGATTTGCTCGGTAAAGGCGGAGGATCCCGATTTAAACCAGAATTCCTATCTGTTCTACTCGATTCTGGAGGAAGAGATCCAGGGAATGTCCATCTCCACCTACGTGTCCATAAACTCCGACAACGGCAACGTCTACGCTCTCCGCTCCTTCGACTACGAGCAACTCAAAGAATTCCAGATCCAAATTCAGGCGCAGGACACCGGCTTTACGCCTCTCAGCAGCAACACGACCGTCCACGTCTTCATCCTGGACCAGAACGACAACGGGCCGGTCATCGTGTCGCCGTTACCACGGAATGGTTCGGTGGCAGCAGAGACGGTGCCCCGCTCGGCCGAGGTCGGGGACCTGGCGGTCAAGGTGACGGCGGTGGACGCGGACGAGGGGCAGAACGCGAGGCTCTCCTACCGGCTCCTCCGGGCAACCGACCGGGGGCTCTTCAACCTGGAGATCCACACGGGGGAGATCCGGATGGCCCGGCGCTTCAGCGTCAAGGACTCCCCCCAGCAGACCCTGATTGTCCAGGCCAAGGACAGCGGTGTGCCCCCGCTCTCCTCCACCGTCACCATCCTGTTAACTGCGGGAAACAGCGTCCCGGACCCGCAACCGGACTTCACCAGAGAAACCGAGCTCAACTCGGATTTAACCTTCTACCTGATCATTTCCCTGGGCTCCATCTCCTTCCTATTCCTCGTGGCCATCGTGGTCCTCGCTCTCATCAGGTGCCACAGGGACAGGATCCATGCTTACGGCTGCCCGCGGTTCTCTTCCTGCTGCTCCGCAACTTGCTTAACTCGCAGGAGGAACTCGGCCGAGATCTTCAAAAAGCCCGACGTGAACCTCCAGCTGGCAGCCGGTGCCAAGGCGGCAGCCAACGGCGCCGAGCTGGGCGGCTGCCGCCTCCCCTCCCAGGCTTACCGTTACAGGGTGTGCCTGACCCCGGAATCGGCCAAGAGTGACTTCATGTTCCTGAAGCCCTGCGGGCCGGCCACGCCGCCCAGTAACAATCATGTC GCGGCTGCGATGTCCGAGTGGCCGGATGGAGTGGGCTGGCGGTCAGCGCTGAGACCAAGGCACCGGGTGAG GTTAAACAACAAAACACTGACTACCCGCCTTTCCAAAGAAATGTTGGCCTCAG